The Heyndrickxia acidicola sequence AATGGCAGAACCTTCATTAGAACACTAATCACGCCAGTTAGTCCCAGTACTAAAATAATAACCCCCGTCACAATATAAGCCCCAGCTACTTCATTTAAAGTATGATGAGTTAATGAACTTCCAACAAGAATGGCCCCCGGGATTGAAAAGGCAAACCCTATCGGCTGCCGATAATACAATGACAAAATCAGTGTTAATAATCCGCCCATCCCATAAATGCCAAAGATCCATGAAGAGACGGAGCTTTCATTCAGATGCCCAATGGATGCTGCCTGTAAAATTAGAAGCAATGGCCCTGTTGCCCCGAATATCCAAGAAACAAAACCATTAGAAAAACTGCCGATCGTTAAATAGCGAGGAAAATCGAATATGTTTTTTTTCCACAAGATGTATCACCTCTCCTTTGGCATTTTACTCCTTTTTAAATTATAATTGAAATATATATTTCGTATATAAGTTATACGTTTTAATTATAGGAGTGTGGAATCAATGGAAATAAAACAGTTGCTCTATTTTATAGAAGTAGCCAAACAACATAGTTTTACAAAAGCCAGCCAAAACCTGCATGTTTCTCAGCCGAATATAAGCAGAATGATCAGAAATTTAGAAGAGGAGGTTGGTTTCGCACTCTTAGACCGTACTTCTAATCATATTCAATTAACCGCTGCCGGAAGCATTGTATTTGAAGAAGCCACCCAGGCCCTGCAAATTCTTAATCATATCGCAGACAAACTCAATGACTTGAATCACGTTCCCAAGGGAATCATTAGAATGGGATTGCCGCCTACCATTGGATCAAAATTCTTCCCGAAAGTATTGGCGGATTTTTACAAGCTTTATCCGGGCATTAAATTTGATTTTGTTGAAAATGGCAGTAAAACAGTCGCCAAGGAAGTAGGTGAGGGATATTTAGATGTGGGAGTTGTCGTCCCCCCTGTAAAT is a genomic window containing:
- a CDS encoding LysR family transcriptional regulator, translating into MEIKQLLYFIEVAKQHSFTKASQNLHVSQPNISRMIRNLEEEVGFALLDRTSNHIQLTAAGSIVFEEATQALQILNHIADKLNDLNHVPKGIIRMGLPPTIGSKFFPKVLADFYKLYPGIKFDFVENGSKTVAKEVGEGYLDVGVVVPPVNEELFHIVPIIHEEVQLLVHEDHRLARQSSVQLQELKGEAFMLYREDFTLHGRIIEACKNVGFEPNIIYESSQWDLIRGMVANNLGVSLLPNSICREAASSQIKIIQVTPLIPWEVSIIWRKNRYLSSATREWVQFVCSQFSGFD